The proteins below come from a single Malus domestica chromosome 03, GDT2T_hap1 genomic window:
- the LOC103407751 gene encoding probable protein phosphatase 2C 24, with the protein MAETCYGVVSESDSASNACETSSRAARRRRMEIRRFKFVSGVAPPAPESPEGSEKQKKAASRTMSLPSRELESALLCSGSSDEEKIPPSRKKSTKFRASTSSNVTEASREMLRYGVSSVCGRRRDMEDAVSVHPSFCRRIRDSAAQLHYLGVYDGHGCSHVATKCREWMHELVKDEVESMEEWKTAMERSFVRMDKEVVAWGREGGIGVSNCRCELQTPESEAAGSTAVVAVIAPDKIVVANCGDSRAVLCRNGKAFPLSVDHKPDRPDELNRIQEAGGRVIYWDGPRVLGVLAMSRAIGDNYLKPYVSCVPEVTITDRTVEDECLILASDGLWDVVSNETACGVARMCLRGKRTASAMERAGAEAVAKVASDRACSDASILLTKLALARHSADNVSVIVVNLRRNT; encoded by the exons ATGGCGGAGACTTGCTACGGAGTTGTGAGCGAAAGCGACTCGGCGTCGAATGCCTGCGAGACCAGTTCACGAGCtgcgaggaggaggaggatggagATCCGGCGGTTCAAATTCGTCTCCGGAGTGGCCCCACCGGCGCCGGAGTCACCGGAAGGTTCGGAGAAGCAGAAGAAAGCCGCGTCCCGTACGATGTCGTTGCCTTCTCGGGAGTTGGAAAGCGCCTTGCTGTGCTCCGGTTCTTCGGACGAAGAGAAAATCCCCCCGAGTCGAAAGAAGTCAACGAAGTTCCGAGCGTCCACGTCATCGAACGTTACAGAAGCTTCGAGGGAGATGCTCAGATACGGTGTGTCCTCCGTCTGCGGCCGCCGTCGAGATATGGAGGACGCTGTGTCCGTGCACCCCTCGTTTTGCCGACGCATCCGAGACTCCGCTGCTCAGTTGCATTACTTGGGCGTCTACGACGGCCACGGCTGCTCACAT GTGGCGACGAAATGCAGAGAGTGGATGCATGAGCTGGTGAAGGACGAAGTGGAGAGCATGGAAGAGTGGAAGACAGCGATGGAGAGGAGCTTTGTGCGGATGGACAAGGAGGTGGTGGCGTGGGGCCGCGAAGGCGGCATCGGAGTGAGCAATTGCCGTTGTGAGCTTCAAACTCCGGAGTCCGAGGCTGCCGGATCCACCGCTGTCGTCGCAGTCATCGCTCCCGATAAGATCGTCGTGGCTAACTGCGGCGACTCGAGAGCCGTGCTCTGTCGCAACGGCAAGGCCTTTCCTCTCTCTGTTGATCACAAG CCGGATCGCCCCGATGAGTTGAATCGGATCCAGGAGGCGGGTGGGCGGGTCATATACTGGGACGGCCCACGGGTTCTCGGAGTTCTGGCGATGTCAAGAGCCATAG GCGACAACTACTTGAAGCCGTACGTGAGCTGCGTTCCAGAGGTGACGATCACGGACAGGACGGTGGAGGACGAGTGTCTGATCCTGGCGAGCGACGGGCTGTGGGACGTGGTGTCGAACGAAACGGCATGCGGGGTGGCGAGAATGTGTCTGAGAGGGAAACGGACGGCTTCCGCGATGGAGCGCGCGGGGGCGGAGGCGGTGGCGAAGGTGGCGTCGGACAGGGCGTGTTCCGACGCGTCGATACTGCTGACGAAGCTGGCATTGGCCAGGCACAGCGCTGACAACGTGAGCGTTATCGTGGTGAACCTCAGACGCAACACGTAG